The genomic interval ATCCCGAGCGCCAGCTCGCCCCACGGGTGCAGCCGCGCGACCCATTGCTTCTGCAGCGCCGCAGGCACTCCGAGCCGGCTGAACTCATCGAGGTCGGCGGGGCCGCGCAACTTGAGCACGCCGGAAGCGATGAGCACACCGCCCAGCAGCAGAGCGGGGCCGACGAAGAGGGCGGAGATCACGCTCTCATGCTAACCGTCGGCATAGGCCAGAAGGCCGAGTCGCACGAGGTCATCGAGGAACGCGTGGACGTGCACGGCAATGTCATCCTGTTGCTCTTCGGTGGCGCTCGCGACCTGCGCCACGACGTCCGCGATGGAGACGGCAGTGTCGTCGGGGATCGTCCGCCAGATCAGCGCAGAAACGTCCGCGAGTACGGTGATGGGCCCAGACGGCAGAGGTGCCGCATAGACGACCTCTCCGTCATCGACCACGCCACATGATTCCGTCCGGTGCACTCGCGTCATCGCTGCCTCCGGAAGGGGCGCGTGATCATCGCCGCTGTCTCGCGCAGCCCGACACCCGCGCGTGCGAAGAACTCGCGGACGACCTCAGCCCGTGAGGGCGCATGGCCGAGACGGCGCGCGAGACGGTCGGTGTTGACGAGCGGCGCCTGGGCGACGACCCGGAGCCTTCCGGGCAGGTTGGGCTGTGCGATGACTCGCCCCCACCACTCGGCGACCCGCGGACCACCCTGCGACGTCGCCTTCCACAGCCGGTACTCCCGGCGATCGCGATACCGCTCGAGGTCTCCCTCGGCCGCCGCGAACGCCACCTCGGCGTGCAGCCGCGCGACGAGGCTTCGCGCCCGCGCCTGCGCGTCGTCGTCGAGCTCGCTCCATGACCGCGGCAGCCCGCCCTTGCCGCGGGCGGAGTTCAGCACGAGGATGACGGACTGCGCGTCGAGGCTCGGCGCCGCGAACGGGATGCCGGCAGATTCCCGCCGGGTGTGGTCGAGCCAGAGCTGCTCGAACGCCTGCTGATCGCTCAGCCCGATACCGGGGAATCGTCGATGCAGATCGAAATATCCCCAGGTGTCGTGGGCGTAGGTCTGGGCGTGCTCGAACGATGAGCCGAACCGAAATGTGCTGTACAGCCGCCATCCCTGTGTCAGCAGCGCGCTGTGCAGCGCCGGGATGCGGTGCGGGTCGACCAAGGCATCGACATCCGAGCCGTACCGCGGAGTCGGGTGCAAGGCGGGGTCGGTCGCGGCGCCCTTGATATGCAGCATCCGCACCCCGGCGTCGTCGGCGATCACCTGCACGGCGGCACGTGCCAGCCGCAGTCGGATGCTCACGGGCACCTTGCTCGTCGGACGCACGGGAGCCGCCTCCGGCGCGGATTCGGTCACGCCGTCAGCCTAGACGATCACGACGTGCGCGCCGCCGCAGCAGTACCGGTCACCGCATGGAACGCCGCCAGCGCACTCGGCGCTTCGACGCTCGGCACCTGAAGCGGGACGATCGGCACGCGGACGACGGGGACGACCGGGCGATTGACATTGATGACGTCGCGGTAGAAGTCGGCATGAACGGCCGCGATCTCGGCGTCGTCGAGCAGACCGGGTGTCTGAGCGGCGGCGATTCCCAGTCGCACGCGCAGCGCGGGCCTCTCAGCAAGGCGGTGCAGCGCCGCAGCCAGGGCATCCGTGTCGCGTGGGGTCACGCGTAGCCCGTTGTGTCCGTCGCGAACCCATTCCACGGGTCCCCCCTCGTCGGCGACGACGAGAGTCGTGCCGGCAGCGAGGCATTGCAGCACGTTCTGCCCCATCGGCTCGGCGCGCTGCGAGTACT from Microbacterium sp. H1-D42 carries:
- a CDS encoding PqqD family protein, with translation MVDDGEVVYAAPLPSGPITVLADVSALIWRTIPDDTAVSIADVVAQVASATEEQQDDIAVHVHAFLDDLVRLGLLAYADG
- a CDS encoding nucleotidyltransferase family protein, producing MTESAPEAAPVRPTSKVPVSIRLRLARAAVQVIADDAGVRMLHIKGAATDPALHPTPRYGSDVDALVDPHRIPALHSALLTQGWRLYSTFRFGSSFEHAQTYAHDTWGYFDLHRRFPGIGLSDQQAFEQLWLDHTRRESAGIPFAAPSLDAQSVILVLNSARGKGGLPRSWSELDDDAQARARSLVARLHAEVAFAAAEGDLERYRDRREYRLWKATSQGGPRVAEWWGRVIAQPNLPGRLRVVAQAPLVNTDRLARRLGHAPSRAEVVREFFARAGVGLRETAAMITRPFRRQR